TAGCTTTGAGTGTAGTGGTTATGTGGTTATGCTTAGTGTTTTGCTGATAGGTTTGGGCTCAATTCAGAATTTATGAACTGACTTTAATTTCAGAATTGAAACTGATTTGGCTACACCCCACCAGACATTGAAATTTGATTTCTAAATTGATATTAGACATAGAGCAGTGGTGATCAgtgactcctcttcaggggaagcagtaatgcgaggctcggcaaaacatgtatttagctcGTCATGTGTGTGGcccgtcatgtcaaaatacgtgcctgctgcagacacgttgaaagggtttttaataaaagagacgccgcatttgctagatactcgcttagtattttgacatgatgcgtgatgcacataggttcacatgaagcgctgaacacgtattttgaattcctgcttcccctgaagaggaggcaccgatcaCCACTGATATAGAGAAGGAGTCAGGCCAGAGGAAAGATACCAGAAGATTCATCACTTAAAACgtacagtttacccaaaaaataaaaattctgccatcatttacatACCCTtgagttctgatgaacacagagaaagatatttggaagaatgcttgtaaccaaacagttcttggtcaccactgactaccatactAGGAAACATGACAGTGGTAGTCAAATGTGTCCCAGAACTTTGCTTTCCTCCATTCTTGaacatatcttattttgtgttcaaaacagaacaaagaaattttttaagcaatttttccaactatagtagtcaattgtggccaagaatggttacaagcattctttcaaatatctttctctgtgttcatcagaacaaagaaattgatacagatttggaacaacttaagggtgagtaaaaaaagaaagaattttcatttttgggtgaactgtttctttaagatcTGGAGGTGCCTGCTTAGGTATCCTTGTGTGATTATCGACAGGATGGAATTATCAGGCTCCTCCAAaaacttcatttttcatttataattcatCTTGATTTAGATTTGATTTAAATTAATTGAACTGGAAGCCAAAAATAAtattctatttatttgtgaacaGCGCAAAACTCTGATGTCAAAGCTGGTTGAATAAGTACTGTATGTGTCCAAAAATACCAGAAATACCAAGCAGATATTTCAGAAATCCCCATACCTGCAAAAGAGAAGAGATAGAAAAGAATAGGACACAAGATAAAGGCAGGTAAGGAAAGACACAAGTAGATGCGTCATCAAACGATAGTGAAACGATAGTTTTTCACAGATCTTCGTTTCCTCATTGAATGTGAAGCTATTGTTAAATCCATGTGCATTCACCCGAAGGCGCTGGCCTCCAAACACTCCTCtatcataaataaaaaagaaggaAGAGAGAAAGATGTGACTCACTCGGCCGTGGGGGTGTTGTAGCTCTGAAAGAGTGGCTGCACAAAGAGCCCAAGAGTTCCAACGACACAGACCAGAATAAAAATCCACAGGAAGAGCCGGTCGATCACCATGGCGACGTATTTCCAGTCCTCAATGATCTGCATGACACAAAATACAAGAATAAGATTAATAGTGGCTTATTGTTACTCATAAAACTTTTAGAACTACATCACATCAACAGTCTATAGATTAACAAAACACCAAAGTACTTCTCACCccttcatcatcatcctcaATCTTCATGTGTTCAGCAATGAACCTCACGCCCTCTATGGCCTCATCCACGTCTTGGTCGTGTCTGACCCTCACCCTTTGCCTGAACTCAGATCCCTCGGGTAGATCACCAACCCTCCAGGCGCCGCAAACACGCACCGGATCATCACTCAAGAAGAACGATCtttcatccatccttacattcTTCGCATCTGAGGAGAACGACTTTCGCTGATGTTTCCTTCGGAACCTCTCCCGTATGTTGGAGCTTCCTGGTCGTCGCATGAGAAGAAAAAACGGAAGCTTATGCAAAAACACTCGCTTTACCCACTCGGGCATGTGATGTGTCGACGGAGATCGGTGGTGCACGTTGAGCACGCACACACTTGTCACGATGGAAAACGTGACCAGCACCATCGTAAACATTAGATACTTTCCTATTAATGGAACCGCCAGAGACGTTGGAGGAACGATTTTGGATATCAGGAGCAGAAACACTGTGAGAGCTAAAAGAACCGAGATGCAAAGCGTCATCTTTTCACCACAGTCTGAGGGAAGGTAGAAAACCAGAATAGCGAGAGAGGTGATGAGAACACACGGAATGATGAGGTTAATTGTGTAGAAGAGGGGTTTGCGCCTGATCACGAAGTCGTATGTGACATCCAGGTACGTGATGTCCTTGGGATCTTCGTTTTTCCGGCCTGGGAGCGAGACAATGTCCCATTCGCCGCTGGGCGTGTAGTCATCACGGCTAGCAAAATCAGAAGTCAAGACGAGATCGAGTTCTGTGCGGTCGTACGTCCAAGAACGAAATTTCAGAGTGCAGTTTTGTTGATCGAAAGGGAAGTTGCGAACTTCAATGGCACAGGCGCTCTTGTAGATAGCAGGTGGTAGCCAAAAAATGTCACCGGTGTTGGAAACGACAGCATTGCAGTAAAAAGACACTTCATATACACCATCTGCACTgcacaacagaaaaaaatctctATGTTAATCCATAAGCATGTACTAGTCCTAAAGAGCGTAAAATGAGTCATAGGGCAAAAAGTATGCCGACAATTTATGCCTTCTCATCATGTGATTAATGTGCATTTATTACAAAATCTTTAATCCAggatctctcgctctctctctctctctctctctctctctctctctctctctctgtacccTTGCAAAATTATTAGTGTACAGCTTTTCAATTAAAATTAGCATAGAAATACAAATCTTATTTTAGCGAAGGATTACATGCTCCACTGTCTTTGTACAACATGAGAAAATAAGCTAATTAAAGTCTCATCTGGCCCCATTTGAGCAACAACATGTGCGAATGCATCTTCAAATTTTatcaacaacaaaataaatcctTATATAACAACGTCCCTCAGATGATGCCACAAAACTAGCCCTCATACATTGGTTGCACTCGAAACGCACAGCTGGCGCAGATCAAACAGTTTAAACATCTTTGTTTGTCATTTGtcatattttttcttgtttttagagCGCAGACGTGAACTACCTCAAACAATAGCAACAAGGGAGGCGGCTGCTCTTGCTTTTGGCAACTTGGTAGCATAATTAGTCAGTCTCCTGGAACACTGACAGCTTGCTTGTTGTATTGAGTTTGTCACTAAACACTGACTGTgcatcaaagcttcaaaaatcCCAAAAGTTTACAAGGCTCATGGCCTCATAATGAACCGAGAAACAACTGTGGTGTGAAATCTTAACAGACATTATAGCAATACAAACAACGCATGTCCGAAGCTGATGCTCGGAGCTTCAACTAAAGTTTCAACTAAAACTTTAATTCATCAGAAGTCATGTTACATATCAGTGTCTCGACTGTTATCGAACAACAAGGTGATGGCAGCCAGAAATTTCAAAGTATGATGGCATCTATGACGTACTTATTGTAGAGCACTATATCAGGAAGCCAGATGTGCTGCGATGGTATCCGTAGTTTTTTGATGCCCTCGTACTCATTTGGGTCCCACACCAGTCTGTAGTCATTCCACTCCTgcaggaaattaaaaattagtttaaaataaatgaaacctgCATTACTAAAGCACCAGTTTGCTATATGTAAAGATTTCTTACTCTTCAAAGATTTTCCATAGCACACAAATGACCTTAAGTGCACTATAATTAAACTACAGCTGAACTTGAATATGCTCACAGTTTTGTGTGCATTGATGTGTGTGATCATGGCCGTTGATGTAACTGTCTTATATAATAGTTTCTGGATGAGGACACAGGCATACCAGGTGACCTTACCTGAGTCAGCCACACATTCGTTGTCATAATTTGCTCCCTCTCATTCTGTAAAGATAACATAATTACATTGCACATGTTATATATAATCATTGCTTAATGCTAATGTAATGAGTATCTTTCTTGCTCTTACAGTGAAAAGGACAACTAACTCAGTCCTAACCAGGCGTGACTCAGAGTCTGTAATACATGCAGTGAAGCACAATTATAAACCAATGAGGTTTCACTGAGGGCGGAGCTACTCGGAGCACCCTGACAAAATTAGAAGGCAAAATGGCTTGTCACTTGTGTGTCACGTTGTGCCTGGTAAGAACATGTGTCAGATGTGAATGTACCTGTCGCTGTAAATGTACCTTGAGATTTTAACATGTCAGAGAATGCTGCTGCGCCATGACACCAATGCAATTCGGTTGTTAAGTGGTGACGTAAGGAATACCTTTTTTgggtccaagcatctattcatttcaagcggggctacagcttaaacagctgtttatgagcactgtttactcatattgcatatttaagcGAACATGTAACTCAAAGTATACACTACAGTCACCAGGCTCACGGAATCTACAACATcaattttgaataaataaatcgcTGACTGGCCATGTCGGATTTCGTTATGAAGACAAAGGTTAGAATCGCAGTTTTCTGATAGTTTTATAGCTTGGCATGAGCATATATTAGCACAACTTTTGTACTGCTAGCACAATGCTCTACTTACTGAGCTACAGGATACTAAGTTGTTGCATAATGTTTAcattataaaatacaatatttaatgtttGCGTGTGTACCTGTATTTGAGTAACACTCACCACACTTATGAGCTGTGCGAGAGAGACTTTGATGCCAATAGTGACTTGCTGACTCTTATTGACCGCAGGCCGGATGAGTTTGTTGTAGCGCTCAGGACCCAGCAAAACATCTACAAGCCTCTCCTCAGCATCACCACCAAGAGACcctaagacacacacacatctaaatGAACTTTGAAAGAAAAGTTCGAAAAGCGTTTATGAGAAGTCACATTTTCAGTACCTTTTAGATCAAAGAGTTCTGTACTTTACACTATGGAAACATACTATGATTCATACACAAACTGTTTCATAactcaaaacatattttctaGTCCAAAAGATGTGTTATGATGTCAGAAACCCAAATTCGTTAACGCATGGCCACATTCTGAGTTTAGAAATGTGTCCTGTCTAGTCGTGGTATTACTATTCCTAAACACCAGAAGAACTACTGATAAAAGGAGGATATGTCTCGCCAAATCTTCCTGTATAGCACCTGCAAATCAGTCATAAAAAAGAGTggagtttgttttaaaaaaggaaaCTAATAATATTAGCCTGATTTTTTTCCTGATTATTTTGTATACCTGACTGAAATCTTACCAACAGGACTGTAAGTGAGCCACAGGGAAGaaatcaaatatttgttttaaaaaaacacgGCTTTCAAGGCTGATCTATATGAGGTCTTTCTGCAACtcaaaaaatttaaatcaacaaagctgccaagaaaacattttttttctaaattgtgACATTAAATGTCAAATAATATAATCTGAAGTCACTAAACAGTGCCACCGGAGCCCCCTACAGTTTTTCAATGTCTTGAGGTTCcgagaatatcatgaaaaggccaGAAGTGTCTTTTAAGATGCATGTAATCTGCTTTCACTGCAgagcagaaaacacaaacatgtcaGAATAATTTTTCTCTGCATCTTATCCCATCATAACTCATAAGCCCACCAATCTTGTGGAGAGAGTATGCCAATGACATGGCAAAACAGACCTAGAATGTAGCAGAACACACAAGTGCTGCCTCCCCCATCCCCACCCCCCATGTGCGGAATGAGATCTCCTGTGACTGTGCTCCGCCTCTCAAACCAtaacactgaaacacacacacaccgtcatGAATCCAAAGATCGTGTCAGATTTGATTGGTATGATCCGTTCTGCACagaaggacacacacacacctttgagCCTTTGTGGCTATGCTAAGCCTTAGTCATTTTGGATAGCTTGTCCCCTTAAGCAAGACAGGGTTCAGATCCACTTCATCTcagtgtgtatctgtgtgtatCTAGAGTGCTACACTGAGAAACCATACACAGGGATCCATCAGGGAAGGGTGATAACTCTGGTAAACCAATCAATGATCtaatctgtgtatgtgtgtctgaCCTCCAGCATCTGACTCAAAATGTATTAACCATTTTATTGATTCGATCTATCTGTCAGTCTCTCAATGTCTATATGAGTTGGAGTGgattaaaatatacagtatccaAAACCCCCATCAGTCCTACTATGTGTCCTCATGCTAGATCGATGAAGTTGAAAGTATTTATGTAGTTACCCTTTTCAtcccttttaaaaataataaaaaaaactatattctTCAGAGGtagcaaaaatatttgaaaatataaacctCTGATCATATCTGAATGTGATTTGCAATTTGATTGATCCACTCTGTATTTAAACCTGTTTTTATTCCATCGTTTAGGATGTATAGtgtaccagtcaaaagtttagaAACACTTCGGAAATACTCAttctttatttctattttttttctattttttagaataatagtaaacttaTTAAAACCATGGAGtagcacaaatgtaaatgtagaaatTATTTTGTGACTAAAAATTTTGTGATGTTACATTTTAGcatcatttatacattttagcaTCTTCCACCCTTTGACTAGAATCGTTCTCTCTGCCTTTTAATATTCAGCGTTTGAAGGTCTCACCCTAGGACGTTTTTTAAAGAGTATTGAAGGAGTTCGCAATCTATTCAGCACtgtaaaaatcataattttacagaatttgtctgttatttttttgttgtttttgaaatacggtcaaaaaccacaaattttactgttattttacagtttatttttgaaatacagtcgaaaactgtaaaattaaagaaaaagacagcaaatttacaagaaaaataggGAACAATTTATTATATATCCTAATAtcttgtaattttacaggaaaaaaatattttatttactttgtacaTTGATGCTGCTTATTCTTTCTTTATTTGGTCTGTCAcccattttaaagcatttttttttctaaagaaaTTCATATGTTggtacaattatatttttgtctgaaAGAAGTAACTTtacacatttaagcatacaccttgAGATCATTGAAAAATTTCAGAAGCATTTCTAAACTTTTCACTGGTATTGAATATAATATCACACACAAAGCAAAGTTTATCAACCATCTAAATGACACTtgtgatgtttatttatttatttattcatttatttattagatattatttattataatgatcttgcttggtctataaacaccatgcactgtgctgtgttttacctttctgtgtttttcttatttgctcctgtaaagctgctttggaacaatgcacattgtgaaaagcgctatataaataaaattgaattgaattgaattgatgtATAACACAATGCAACAAATTGTTTCGCTTCAATTTTGACTGTTTCTTTTTTACGTTTAAAGATATTAAATTATTCAATATTACCACtataattagcaccacagaattttACAAGAACAATTTTTTACACTGTTAATGATAAtctcaaaatttacttgagctaaatatacactaaaaccttgttgctacatgaaaataaatactaccacaataattagcaccatAGAATTgttcaaaaactataaaaagacaaaaatttgttacactgtgtaaTTTATAATTGCTATAATTTAAATTTTGAATGAGCGGTTATGACACAGCAGTAATGTTTCTGACGCTTAAGCTCAAGTCATTATGGCAACATAATGATACATTCGATATCAACTATAACTGTATAATCGATCAGATTCAGATCACGGTTTATTACTCACAACGTGACAGTGCAGTCAATCTGAAAGATTGGATTTGATAAACAAATTAGATTTACTGTACCGAACAGTGTAGTTGTAGTTTGAATAAaacttgttatttatttataagcgTTTTAACTTGTTTTTCCATCTTTACTTTTTACTTCTTTCCCGTGTCCTATTTGAATggtttattttttgtctttcaagTGGTAACAAAAAGGcctgattaaaaaatatttggtcatttttatgtttttaatgtaacatttaatcaaacaaacaaacaaataataaaacaacagaagCAATCACATCAGCAAAAGGGCAATAATGTGCAAGTACACTGACAACTGGTCTCTGTTTGCTTAACACAGTGCACATACAGTAGATATACGATGTTCATTAGTCTTTAGTCATTTCTTGAAGGTTGCCAAAGATTCAGCTCCTCTAGCAGAGAAACACTATAGAGTTCATGTGcagtaatatatactgtatcacTGCTgtgcttctgaaaccttgtatccccatatttcatgatttttattttttgccataaatcattattattagtcaccctttatgtttgtcactgggttttgcaaatatctaaccaatataaaagtattaaaaagtgtttgtcaacaacacaatatttaatcatttaaaaatcattttttccatttcccaaaaaactgtgaatttggacaacCGAGGTGTCAGAAGGACATGCAGAGACTATAtgatattataaatttaattttcatttgaGCTGCATCAatcacacaaaatacaaaagtatATTATGGCTATTCACTGGCAACTAAATTTATGTGTGATTGGATTGTCTGTGAATGGTGAGGTTGTGTGGTCCTGTCATACTTGGCCTGGTGTTAATGGATGTTAGGGTTAAGTGCTTTTATCCCCATATAATGGATCTGCCCAGCACTATAATAACAACATAATCACACAAACTATAACCATAGCACACAACTTTACAATATAAGTAACTGATATGTTCTTAGCATATCAGTCCTGAAAATTTTATCGTAAATATAACATCTACTGAGGACCTCAGACTCAtgaacaagtaaatctacagcAAGATACACAATCATTTCAAGATGTAACTTTTATGCCTTGTTCCATTTACAACCACAACACTGATTACAGGGATTGATTTTGAGTGTATTTACACAAAACTCTATGGAAGGTCTTGCCAGTAATCATGACAGCAATTTTAACTTTCTCTTCGCTTTGACTCCTCcacttgttttttaactttGTCTTCAGGTTAAtgattttgaattttatttttttattattgattgTATTATCTTATGATGTCCAGGCAGATACTTTAAATAAACTACTTGCTGCGTTGCTGCAATGCACATGCAGAGATCTTAACCCAGCATCTTGGAGCGATCTGTTATGGTCAtaccataaaacataaaattctgttatcattgtcataaatatgactgttgtaaaAACTCTTTCTGACTGGTTTTGGGTATCAACAGTCACAAAGGCTGGGAACAGAATAATtctgtttaaataaacacaataaacacatgtaTTACATTAAATTGAAACCAAAGCAACATTTTCTAAATCATAAGACTTTAGTCTACAGATGTCTATCTTAAAAGCAATAATACACCCTTTTTCACTCCAGCTGACTTATGTCAAAACTGGttaaaaagttacaaattgtTTAATCAATGGAAAGAATAAAGAAACATGGCAACGAACTCTAGtgtttactgtaaaatactttGACCTACATATTGGGTCAATCAGTAAACTAACCCAAACAAGTTTCACCGTGTGTTCAAGTGTCCTGCACAATGTCATGCACATTGCATATTAGAGGGAAAAGAGTGTGAGAGACCCCAACACTCAAACCTGGATGCAAGGTATGCCAAATACagccacacacaaaaaaacaaccaGTGGAACAACACCATGCACGACTCTGCAAGGAAATAACGTTGTGTAACATCCATTAAGTGCACGTCATTTCTACATTTTATTAGAACcttaattttgttgtttttgcatgCATGTGTGAAGGCAGTGTAAAGTCTTTTACCATCCCAATAAAAGTAGGCAATTCGGTGTGAGGGAAGGAGGGGGGGGGCGTTGATGAATGAAACAAACTATCCCACTTTAACCTAATGAATGAAAAACATCACGCGACTCATTGTAAGTGCAAGGCATTACAAAATATACGATCAACTGAAACAAAAATCctataatttaaaaagtgttataGCTTCTTACTTGCCACGCACAGCAGCAGGAGACAGAGACCTAATAGCCACTTTGACCTCATCTCGGACCCAATCACTCTCTTTCTCGCTGTCGAGGGTAAAGGTTCACAATGATGTCCAGTCAACGCGCACGATCACCATCAAGAGTCAGGTATCTGTCCTTTCCAGGACCTGTGTTTTTCGCCTATATGAGGATTTTCTTGGTGCTCTACGTCTCTCAATTTTCAGCAGCCGTTTCCCAGTCATCGACAGATGTTTTGCTCGCGTAAATGCAATTTATTCCAGTCTGCTGATAGAGGCATGTGTCCGTTCAGCCAAATTACGCGCTTAAGTTTGAAGCAGTCTAGAACCTTTCATCCATCAGTACGCATGTCTCTACAATGAAAAAACAACGTTGCACACGTTTTCCAACACAACGGTAATAAACGAAACAAAACACCGGCTCCGAGCAAACTTTTAGACGAGGACTGGTGAGCTTTTAAATACTCACACGGGGCTTCAGTCTGTCCCACGCATCGGTTTATCAAAAGTGCGCATACTTAACTGTGTTATGTCAATGTTATTGAACTTTTAAGAGTTTTCCAGGAAGAGGGATCTTCGGATGCAGCGCAAGGGTTTGTGAGAGAAGCGATAGATTCCCATACGGGATGCTCCGGGAGAAGCACGTGACGAGCCGCACCGTTACAAGACCTGCGCGCGGTTGCTGCAGGTGCTGATGCAGCAATGGAAGAGGGAATTTGTGGGTTTTAAAAGAGTTTACATTTCCTTTAAGATTTCTCAAGACTTCTGCCTTCCTCGCATACATTGAATTTAACAGTGCAGTTAAAAAAGCGTATTAGGATTTTACATACAGCATATTTTTATGTAACAAAATTactctaaaaatgtaaaaactacactattaaaaacatttttctttctctctctctctctctctctctctctctctctctctctctaatacaCAC
This sequence is a window from Triplophysa rosa linkage group LG4, Trosa_1v2, whole genome shotgun sequence. Protein-coding genes within it:
- the chrnb5a gene encoding neuronal acetylcholine receptor subunit beta-2 — translated: MRSKWLLGLCLLLLCVARSLGGDAEERLVDVLLGPERYNKLIRPAVNKSQQVTIGIKVSLAQLISVNEREQIMTTNVWLTQEWNDYRLVWDPNEYEGIKKLRIPSQHIWLPDIVLYNNADGVYEVSFYCNAVVSNTGDIFWLPPAIYKSACAIEVRNFPFDQQNCTLKFRSWTYDRTELDLVLTSDFASRDDYTPSGEWDIVSLPGRKNEDPKDITYLDVTYDFVIRRKPLFYTINLIIPCVLITSLAILVFYLPSDCGEKMTLCISVLLALTVFLLLISKIVPPTSLAVPLIGKYLMFTMVLVTFSIVTSVCVLNVHHRSPSTHHMPEWVKRVFLHKLPFFLLMRRPGSSNIRERFRRKHQRKSFSSDAKNVRMDERSFFLSDDPVRVCGAWRVGDLPEGSEFRQRVRVRHDQDVDEAIEGVRFIAEHMKIEDDDEGIIEDWKYVAMVIDRLFLWIFILVCVVGTLGLFVQPLFQSYNTPTAEYGDF